In one Bosea sp. RAC05 genomic region, the following are encoded:
- a CDS encoding GPW/gp25 family protein, translating into MNGTLTKKRLRPPLMFAFREAHLEKDAKVSLDLRDAGGERVIAQRRAAPRAAITEPKLRREIAIDLDALVNTINLGSSVDLSRHEHVRKSILNHGFPDLTSRSIDEHRVDLIAEDMVAALLGYEPRLIRNSIAVERDHSLDHAELKVRFLVQADLNCEPLNVPVEFVADLELDTGKMAIRSR; encoded by the coding sequence ATGAACGGCACGCTGACGAAAAAGCGGCTGCGTCCGCCCCTGATGTTCGCCTTCCGCGAGGCGCATCTGGAAAAGGATGCGAAGGTGTCGCTCGATCTGCGCGATGCCGGCGGCGAGCGGGTGATCGCCCAGCGTCGGGCCGCGCCCCGCGCCGCGATCACCGAGCCGAAGCTGCGCCGAGAGATCGCCATTGATCTCGACGCCCTCGTCAACACGATCAATCTGGGTTCCTCGGTCGATCTGTCGCGCCACGAGCATGTCCGCAAGTCGATCCTGAACCATGGCTTCCCCGACCTGACGAGCCGCTCGATCGACGAGCACCGGGTCGACCTGATCGCGGAGGACATGGTGGCGGCGCTGCTCGGCTATGAGCCGCGGTTGATCCGCAACTCGATCGCGGTCGAACGCGATCATTCGCTCGACCACGCCGAGCTCAAGGTCCGCTTCCTCGTCCAGGCCGATCTCAACTGCGAGCCGCTCAACGTGCCCGTCGAGTTCGTCGCCGATCTCGAGCTCGACACGGGCAAGATGGCGATCAGGAGCCGATAG
- a CDS encoding Hcp family type VI secretion system effector: MASDFILELDGIKGESQDKKLENNIDIDSFSWGISNAGSHAVGQGGGAAKASFQDIHFTAPVSKASPNLALSCANGKHIKKAVLHVRKQGESQQEYYTITLEDLLVSSYQSGDAAGGSGVPTDQFSLNFAKVKYEYKPQKKDGTLDAPVTMTWNLKLNAP; this comes from the coding sequence ATGGCTAGCGACTTCATTCTCGAGCTCGACGGCATCAAGGGCGAAAGCCAGGACAAGAAGCTCGAGAACAACATCGACATCGACTCCTTCTCCTGGGGCATCAGCAATGCCGGCTCCCATGCGGTCGGCCAGGGCGGCGGCGCCGCCAAGGCCAGCTTCCAGGACATCCACTTCACCGCGCCCGTCAGCAAGGCCTCGCCGAACCTCGCGCTCTCCTGCGCCAACGGCAAGCACATCAAGAAGGCGGTGCTGCATGTCCGCAAGCAGGGCGAATCGCAGCAGGAATACTACACCATCACCCTCGAGGACCTGCTGGTGTCGAGCTATCAGTCCGGTGATGCGGCCGGCGGCTCCGGCGTGCCGACGGATCAGTTCTCGCTGAACTTCGCCAAGGTCAAGTACGAGTACAAGCCGCAGAAGAAGGACGGCACGCTCGACGCTCCGGTCACCATGACCTGGAACCTGAAGCTGAACGCCCCGTGA
- the tssC gene encoding type VI secretion system contractile sheath large subunit — protein MAAETQSQQPGAAAETRDVEDFASVLKQSFKPKTERAATEVEAGIATLVNQALADSTLIKNDVLDTIEEMIARLDAKLTEQMNEVLHAPEFQKIESAWRGLNYLVFNSETDAQLKIKVMNVSKNELYRNLKTYPGARWDQSPLFKQVYEQEFGQLGGQPFGCLIGDYHFSHVATDVQLLRDLSKVAAAAHAPFFAGADPTLMGMDTWTELSNPRDLSKVFDTPDYAAWKGLRDAADSRYVGLCLPRVLSRVPYGAKSEPVEEFAFEEETDGHTGEKYAWMNAAYAMAVNINRAYKEYGWCTRIRGVQSGGEVINLPTHTFPTDDGGVDLKCPTEIAISDRREAELAKSGLIPLIHRKNTDKAAFIGAQSLYKPKAFSGPDGVAATASDNLSARLPYMFAVSRFAHYLKCMVRDKVGSYKEKEPLRRWLQEWITDYVDGDPVNSSEETKARRPLSDARIDVFEDEENPGYYSAKFYLRPHFQLEGMDIGLSLVSRLPAPKT, from the coding sequence ATGGCAGCGGAAACACAATCCCAGCAGCCCGGCGCAGCTGCCGAGACGCGCGACGTCGAGGACTTCGCCTCGGTCCTGAAGCAGAGCTTCAAGCCGAAGACCGAACGCGCCGCGACCGAGGTCGAGGCCGGCATCGCGACCCTGGTCAACCAGGCGCTGGCGGACTCGACGCTGATCAAGAACGACGTGCTCGACACGATCGAGGAGATGATCGCGCGGCTCGACGCCAAGCTGACCGAGCAGATGAACGAGGTGCTGCACGCACCGGAGTTCCAGAAGATCGAGAGCGCCTGGCGCGGACTGAACTATCTGGTCTTCAACTCGGAGACCGACGCGCAGCTCAAGATCAAGGTGATGAACGTCTCGAAGAACGAGCTGTATCGGAACCTGAAGACCTATCCCGGCGCGCGCTGGGACCAGAGCCCGCTGTTCAAGCAGGTCTATGAGCAGGAGTTCGGCCAGCTCGGCGGCCAGCCCTTCGGCTGCCTGATCGGCGACTACCACTTCAGCCATGTGGCCACGGACGTGCAGCTGCTGCGCGACCTGTCCAAGGTGGCGGCGGCGGCCCATGCCCCCTTCTTCGCCGGGGCGGACCCGACGCTGATGGGCATGGATACCTGGACGGAACTGTCGAACCCGCGCGATCTCAGCAAGGTCTTCGACACGCCCGACTACGCGGCCTGGAAGGGCCTGCGCGACGCGGCCGACTCCCGCTATGTCGGCCTGTGCCTGCCGCGGGTGCTGTCGCGGGTTCCCTACGGCGCCAAGTCGGAGCCGGTCGAGGAGTTCGCCTTCGAGGAGGAGACCGACGGTCACACGGGCGAGAAGTACGCCTGGATGAACGCGGCCTATGCGATGGCCGTCAACATCAACCGGGCCTACAAGGAATATGGCTGGTGCACGCGCATCCGGGGCGTCCAGTCCGGCGGCGAGGTGATCAACCTGCCGACCCATACCTTCCCAACCGATGACGGCGGCGTCGACCTGAAGTGCCCGACCGAGATCGCCATCAGCGACCGCCGCGAGGCGGAACTGGCCAAGTCCGGCCTGATCCCGCTGATCCACCGCAAGAACACCGACAAGGCCGCCTTCATCGGCGCCCAGTCGCTGTACAAGCCCAAGGCGTTCTCGGGCCCCGACGGGGTGGCGGCGACGGCGTCCGACAACCTGTCGGCCCGGCTGCCCTACATGTTCGCAGTCTCGCGGTTCGCGCACTACCTGAAGTGCATGGTCCGCGACAAGGTTGGCTCCTACAAGGAAAAGGAGCCGCTGCGGCGCTGGTTGCAGGAGTGGATCACCGACTATGTCGACGGCGATCCGGTCAATTCCAGCGAAGAGACGAAGGCGCGGCGCCCGCTCTCCGATGCGCGCATCGATGTCTTCGAGGACGAGGAGAACCCCGGCTACTACTCGGCCAAGTTCTATCTCCGGCCGCATTTCCAGCTCGAGGGCATGGATATCGGCCTGAGCCTGGTCTCGCGACTGCCAGCTCCCAAGACCTGA
- the tssB gene encoding type VI secretion system contractile sheath small subunit, giving the protein MAGDSGQKFIRRNRPPRVHITYEDPYNAEQKVELPFVMGVMADLSGNAAGVEKAEISQRKFLDFDMDNFDQRMAAIEPGVAFAVPNKLGDGGDKLSVALKFSKFDDFNPASVARQIPAMAKLLEAREQLANLVRFMDGKMAASDQIKALLADPQLMAALKDKLGDKPADGTPAEETK; this is encoded by the coding sequence ATGGCCGGAGATTCAGGTCAGAAGTTCATTCGCCGCAACAGGCCGCCGCGGGTCCACATTACCTATGAGGATCCCTACAATGCGGAGCAGAAGGTCGAGCTGCCCTTCGTCATGGGGGTGATGGCCGATCTCTCGGGCAATGCGGCCGGCGTCGAGAAGGCGGAGATCTCGCAGCGCAAGTTCCTCGACTTCGACATGGACAATTTCGACCAGCGCATGGCTGCGATCGAGCCGGGTGTCGCCTTCGCGGTTCCCAACAAGCTCGGTGACGGCGGCGACAAGCTCTCGGTCGCGCTGAAGTTCTCCAAGTTCGACGATTTCAACCCGGCCTCCGTCGCCCGGCAGATTCCGGCGATGGCCAAGCTGCTGGAGGCGCGCGAACAGCTCGCCAACCTGGTGCGCTTCATGGACGGCAAGATGGCCGCGAGCGACCAGATCAAGGCGCTGCTGGCCGATCCGCAGCTGATGGCCGCGCTGAAGGACAAGCTTGGCGACAAGCCTGCCGACGGCACCCCGGCCGAAGAGACCAAGTGA
- a CDS encoding type VI secretion system protein TssA — translation MASLNFAEFAKAISDDDPCGPDLEDDTDFMNVTARLEVALPAQYFRRDDDGRQVAFDRSSIEFPAAFSDLGKLLNRSRDLRALVLGGKLAILNRDVPGFADCLTTIATLLAQQWEAVHPRAMDGDFVMREVALQSLDELPTVVLPLQHAPLFTSRRLGPFAFRSQLVATGETKLVEGEQHPDQGMIQAALGDLDIDDLTAALARVGAIKEALAGIRAIWLEKVGADHALSFPRLSALVDQIVAFLDAAVARRVPGHQAVAGPAPGEAAPAGHSTVAPGACGNILQVKDTLAACLGYFRRMEPSSPAVLLIGQAQQLIGKSLIEVIQIMFPEHVGQAVLEIGDRTRFRLPLERLGAPEGPADDGGYEETSYDTSEEETFEEAEALGDGEDDGEVAGAASPAEPPPLYVASRADAVAGMRAVAAFYRQVEPSHPTPLLMDKACALAQQDFLALLGSILPEVAAMPEAEN, via the coding sequence ATGGCGTCTTTGAATTTCGCTGAGTTCGCGAAGGCGATCTCCGACGACGATCCCTGCGGGCCGGACCTCGAGGACGATACCGACTTCATGAACGTCACGGCGCGGCTCGAGGTCGCGCTGCCGGCGCAGTATTTCCGCCGCGACGATGACGGGAGGCAGGTTGCGTTCGACCGCAGCAGCATCGAGTTTCCCGCCGCCTTTTCCGATCTCGGCAAGCTGCTGAACCGCTCGCGCGACCTCAGGGCGCTGGTGCTGGGCGGCAAGCTCGCGATCCTCAACCGCGACGTGCCGGGCTTCGCGGATTGCCTAACGACCATCGCAACGCTCCTCGCGCAGCAGTGGGAGGCGGTGCATCCGCGCGCCATGGACGGCGATTTCGTCATGCGCGAGGTCGCGCTGCAGAGCCTCGACGAACTGCCGACCGTGGTTCTGCCGCTGCAGCATGCGCCGCTTTTCACAAGCCGGCGGCTCGGCCCCTTCGCCTTCCGCAGCCAGCTCGTCGCCACGGGCGAGACCAAGCTGGTCGAGGGCGAGCAGCATCCCGACCAGGGCATGATCCAGGCGGCGCTGGGCGATCTCGACATCGACGACCTGACCGCCGCGCTCGCGCGGGTTGGCGCGATCAAGGAAGCGCTCGCGGGCATCCGTGCGATCTGGCTGGAAAAGGTGGGTGCCGATCATGCGCTTAGCTTTCCGCGCCTCTCTGCGCTCGTCGATCAGATCGTCGCCTTTCTCGATGCGGCGGTGGCGCGGCGCGTTCCCGGCCACCAGGCGGTGGCGGGTCCGGCGCCGGGGGAGGCCGCTCCGGCAGGCCATTCCACTGTCGCGCCAGGGGCCTGCGGCAACATCCTTCAAGTGAAGGATACGCTGGCGGCCTGCCTCGGCTACTTTCGCCGCATGGAACCTTCCAGCCCGGCGGTCCTCCTGATCGGCCAGGCGCAGCAACTGATCGGCAAGTCCTTGATCGAGGTCATTCAGATCATGTTTCCGGAGCATGTCGGCCAGGCCGTGCTCGAGATCGGCGACCGGACCCGGTTCCGGCTGCCGCTCGAACGCCTGGGGGCCCCGGAGGGGCCTGCGGACGACGGTGGTTATGAAGAGACCTCCTACGACACGTCGGAGGAGGAGACCTTCGAGGAAGCCGAGGCGCTCGGCGACGGCGAGGACGACGGAGAGGTGGCCGGAGCGGCCTCGCCGGCCGAGCCGCCGCCCCTGTATGTCGCCAGCCGCGCCGACGCGGTGGCGGGGATGCGGGCGGTGGCGGCCTTCTACCGCCAGGTCGAGCCGTCACATCCGACGCCCCTGCTGATGGACAAGGCCTGCGCGCTGGCGCAGCAGGATTTCCTGGCGTTGCTCGGCAGCATCCTGCCGGAGGTGGCGGCGATGCCTGAGGCGGAGAACTAG
- a CDS encoding OmpA family protein, protein MRKQPAITAIAVLAACLYGAHSLVAQAQTYKADDIVKHFNPAPPPVSATRGLCIGTEADCNKAGHAVKPAAAAAFDLVVRFKYNSDVLEPDARVNLDEFAKALKTPQLGASRFVVEGHTDATGTPSYNLDLSERRAQAVVRYLRERGVDTAKLEARGYGQTKPVVADPFAGENRRVETRLRTE, encoded by the coding sequence ATGCGCAAGCAACCCGCGATTACAGCCATCGCCGTCCTCGCCGCCTGTCTTTACGGGGCCCATTCGCTGGTCGCGCAGGCGCAGACCTACAAGGCGGACGACATCGTCAAGCATTTCAACCCGGCGCCGCCGCCCGTCAGCGCGACCCGCGGGCTGTGCATCGGAACCGAGGCCGACTGCAACAAGGCGGGCCATGCGGTGAAGCCCGCTGCGGCGGCGGCCTTCGATCTCGTGGTGCGCTTCAAGTACAATTCCGACGTTCTGGAGCCCGATGCGCGGGTCAATCTCGACGAATTCGCCAAGGCGCTGAAGACGCCGCAGCTCGGCGCCAGCCGCTTCGTCGTCGAGGGCCATACGGATGCGACCGGCACGCCCTCGTACAATCTCGACCTCTCGGAGCGACGGGCCCAGGCGGTGGTGCGCTATCTGCGCGAGCGCGGCGTCGACACGGCCAAGCTCGAGGCGCGCGGTTACGGCCAGACCAAGCCGGTCGTGGCCGACCCCTTCGCCGGCGAGAACCGCCGGGTCGAGACCCGGCTTCGGACGGAATGA
- a CDS encoding type VI secretion system Vgr family protein gives MNADLRQLKRTASFTTPLGQDVFTLTQFEASEGLSELFTFQVEARSTTENADLQSIMSQKCSITMTLKDGSERIFNGTLVDAQWVGKEQDLHQYRFTLRPWLWLLSQRADCRIFKNKTAIEIIKQIFAKEESASFEDRTSDRLNPIDYCVQYRETDLDFVLRLMEQYGIYYYFKHVDGDHKLVLSDARSSHDPVQAAAQPTFAGAGTAYPVMPPSSRMPRHIEHVTHWSTMRRLRTGKIELRDYDFQQSGSDLTAQAEAGFDKAKAYEAYDYPRSYIKRDEGEHFARVRAQAEQAPDDRRHAAGDAPSLFPGALMTLSAHATASENTEYLVVRCRHAFSGQSYRSGGGDDTHYSGSYELQKSDRRFRAPLLTPRPTVYGPHTAKVVGERNQGEEGDIDVDEFGRIYLRFHWDREDGSTSCRTRVAQMWSGKNWGGQVIPRIGQEVVVEFLEGNPDLPLVTGTVVNDQHKPPYNLPDNKTQSGLKSESTDGAGFADCYNEIKFEDRFREEVFSIQAEKDFKALIKSKETREIGPAYSDGGYSRETTLKSGDDKLTIEQGKLDIEAQTEINLKVGQSTIKMLPTSIEISSPTITIKSVAKTEVLSDATVIVNGALVKIN, from the coding sequence ATGAACGCCGATCTTCGACAGCTGAAAAGAACCGCGTCGTTTACGACGCCTTTGGGTCAAGATGTCTTTACACTGACACAGTTCGAAGCCTCTGAGGGCTTGAGCGAACTCTTTACTTTTCAGGTTGAGGCCAGAAGCACAACTGAAAACGCCGATCTGCAGAGCATCATGAGCCAGAAATGCTCCATCACGATGACGCTCAAGGATGGCAGCGAGCGGATCTTCAACGGAACGCTGGTCGATGCGCAGTGGGTCGGCAAGGAGCAGGACCTGCATCAGTACCGGTTCACGCTGCGCCCCTGGCTCTGGCTCCTGTCCCAGCGGGCTGACTGCCGCATCTTCAAGAACAAGACCGCCATCGAGATCATCAAGCAGATCTTCGCAAAGGAAGAGAGTGCGAGTTTCGAGGACCGCACCAGCGACCGGCTCAACCCGATCGACTACTGCGTGCAGTATCGCGAAACCGATCTCGATTTCGTCCTGCGGCTGATGGAACAGTACGGAATCTACTACTATTTCAAGCATGTCGACGGCGACCACAAGCTGGTGCTCTCGGATGCACGCTCCTCGCACGACCCCGTTCAGGCGGCGGCCCAGCCGACCTTCGCAGGTGCCGGCACAGCCTATCCGGTGATGCCGCCGAGCAGCCGGATGCCGCGCCACATCGAACACGTGACGCACTGGTCGACGATGCGGCGGCTGCGCACCGGCAAGATCGAGCTGAGGGACTATGACTTCCAGCAATCGGGCTCCGACCTCACGGCGCAGGCCGAGGCCGGCTTCGACAAGGCCAAGGCCTACGAGGCCTATGACTACCCCCGCAGCTACATCAAGCGCGACGAGGGCGAGCATTTCGCCCGCGTCAGGGCCCAGGCCGAGCAGGCGCCCGACGACCGGCGCCACGCCGCCGGCGATGCGCCGAGCCTGTTCCCCGGCGCCCTGATGACGCTCTCGGCCCATGCCACGGCGTCGGAGAACACCGAGTACCTCGTCGTGCGCTGCCGTCACGCCTTCAGCGGCCAGAGCTACCGCTCGGGCGGCGGCGACGACACCCACTACAGCGGCTCCTACGAGCTCCAGAAGAGCGACCGCCGCTTCCGCGCCCCGCTCCTGACGCCGCGGCCCACCGTGTACGGACCGCACACCGCCAAGGTGGTCGGCGAGCGCAACCAAGGCGAGGAAGGCGACATCGACGTCGACGAGTTCGGCCGGATCTATCTGCGCTTCCACTGGGACCGCGAGGACGGCTCGACCTCCTGCCGCACCCGCGTGGCGCAGATGTGGTCGGGCAAGAACTGGGGCGGACAGGTCATCCCGCGCATCGGCCAGGAGGTCGTCGTCGAATTCCTTGAGGGCAATCCGGACCTGCCGCTGGTGACCGGGACGGTCGTCAACGACCAGCACAAGCCGCCCTACAACCTGCCTGACAACAAGACCCAGTCCGGGCTGAAATCGGAATCGACCGACGGCGCCGGCTTCGCCGACTGCTACAACGAGATCAAGTTCGAGGACCGCTTCCGTGAGGAGGTTTTCAGCATCCAGGCGGAAAAGGACTTCAAGGCCCTGATCAAGAGCAAGGAGACGCGCGAGATCGGGCCCGCTTACAGCGACGGTGGCTACTCGCGCGAAACCACGCTCAAGAGCGGCGACGACAAGCTCACCATCGAGCAGGGCAAGCTCGACATCGAGGCCCAGACCGAGATCAACCTCAAGGTCGGCCAGAGCACGATCAAGATGCTGCCCACGAGCATCGAGATCTCCTCGCCGACGATCACGATCAAGAGCGTGGCCAAGACCGAGGTGCTGAGCGACGCCACGGTGATCGTCAACGGCGCCCTCGTGAAGATCAACTGA
- a CDS encoding DUF6931 family protein has translation MTRLRFSTAREVFETFPSAGKVIATKPAAEHPLAFLRRLAQGPAPAEAISYCAYVLPRREAVWWAAQSLRAMLPPGAAPDDGLAAAEAWVRDPRDETRRAALAVADTADPAQAGTWVAFAAGYSGGSMVEGHAVPCPPDLTAKMARIAVLTALGQRSGRDHKAALRNCVEACIRLADDDGKPAS, from the coding sequence ATGACGCGTCTGCGCTTCAGCACCGCCCGGGAGGTGTTCGAGACCTTCCCCTCCGCCGGCAAGGTCATCGCGACGAAGCCGGCGGCCGAGCATCCGCTGGCTTTTCTCAGGCGCCTCGCGCAGGGGCCGGCCCCGGCCGAGGCGATCTCCTACTGTGCCTATGTGCTGCCCCGCCGCGAGGCCGTCTGGTGGGCGGCACAGTCCCTGCGCGCGATGCTCCCGCCCGGCGCCGCACCCGATGACGGGCTCGCGGCGGCCGAGGCCTGGGTCCGCGATCCGCGCGACGAGACCCGGCGCGCGGCTCTCGCCGTGGCCGATACCGCCGATCCGGCGCAAGCCGGCACCTGGGTCGCCTTCGCGGCCGGCTACTCCGGCGGCAGCATGGTCGAGGGGCACGCCGTGCCCTGCCCGCCGGACCTCACCGCCAAGATGGCGCGCATCGCCGTCCTTACCGCGCTCGGCCAAAGGAGCGGCCGCGATCACAAGGCCGCATTGCGCAATTGTGTCGAAGCATGCATTCGATTGGCCGATGACGACGGCAAGCCCGCCTCCTGA
- the tagH gene encoding type VI secretion system-associated FHA domain protein TagH translates to MPLTLTIENETALPDGGPLTVTLTGSRGLDIGRDQHLDWCLPDPTRAISGRHCEVRFRDGDYWLRDVSTNGTYANGSSQRVQSPYRLQHGDRLEIGHYVIAVAIDEGTRAEPEDTPVQAPAPDPDSLWSASGDVAPPIPRRDLLPPSRHRPVHDGFIDWAADIPAPAAAPAPAPPPPVAPLPSGDDFAWAPYQAPPAASELPQAPIPTPRRPLTADLPPGDPWSDAAAQPTPPISPLPPLEPPPPAAAPFAAAAPPSPAMAPAGMPAISAAEFVQRFAKGAGLSTGDLAWQDPGAFAEQLGGLMRLVAVELKQLLAARAESKRIARSANQTMIQAQDNNPLKFSPTVDDALQLIFGRPKSGYLSAQKAFDESFKDLKAHQIKTYSAMQHALRMLVEDLDPQAIAESTAQERGLDSLLGSRKAKMWDAYVARWDAKTAPYEDGLVDAFMLYFAECYDRGGK, encoded by the coding sequence ATGCCCCTGACGCTGACGATCGAGAACGAGACCGCCCTGCCTGATGGCGGCCCGCTGACTGTCACCCTCACCGGCAGCCGGGGGCTCGACATCGGGCGCGACCAGCATCTCGACTGGTGCCTGCCGGACCCGACCCGCGCCATTTCGGGCCGCCACTGCGAGGTGCGCTTCCGCGATGGTGACTACTGGCTGCGCGACGTCTCGACCAACGGCACCTATGCCAACGGCTCCAGCCAGCGCGTGCAGTCGCCCTATCGCCTGCAGCATGGCGACCGGCTCGAGATCGGCCATTACGTCATCGCCGTCGCCATCGACGAGGGCACCCGCGCCGAACCCGAGGACACCCCGGTGCAGGCGCCCGCTCCCGATCCGGATTCGCTCTGGTCGGCCAGCGGCGACGTCGCGCCGCCGATCCCGCGCCGGGACCTGCTGCCGCCGAGCCGGCACCGCCCCGTCCATGACGGCTTCATCGACTGGGCGGCGGACATTCCGGCACCCGCCGCCGCGCCCGCACCTGCTCCGCCGCCCCCGGTCGCGCCCCTGCCGTCGGGAGACGATTTTGCCTGGGCGCCCTATCAGGCGCCGCCGGCCGCGTCCGAGCTGCCGCAGGCCCCGATCCCGACGCCGCGGCGCCCCCTGACCGCCGACCTGCCGCCGGGCGATCCCTGGAGCGACGCGGCCGCCCAGCCCACCCCGCCGATTTCGCCCCTGCCGCCGCTCGAGCCGCCGCCTCCCGCTGCCGCGCCCTTCGCAGCGGCCGCACCGCCGTCTCCCGCCATGGCACCGGCCGGCATGCCCGCGATCTCGGCGGCCGAATTCGTCCAGCGCTTCGCCAAGGGGGCGGGCCTGTCGACCGGCGACCTCGCCTGGCAGGACCCCGGCGCCTTCGCCGAGCAGCTCGGCGGGCTGATGCGCCTCGTCGCAGTCGAGCTGAAGCAGCTGCTCGCGGCCCGCGCCGAGAGCAAGCGCATCGCGCGCAGCGCCAACCAGACCATGATCCAGGCGCAGGACAACAACCCGCTGAAATTCTCGCCGACGGTGGACGATGCGCTGCAGCTCATCTTCGGCCGGCCCAAGAGCGGCTATCTCAGCGCGCAGAAGGCCTTCGACGAGAGCTTCAAGGACCTGAAGGCCCACCAGATCAAGACCTACTCGGCCATGCAGCACGCGCTGCGCATGCTGGTCGAGGATCTCGATCCCCAGGCGATCGCCGAGAGCACGGCTCAGGAGCGCGGCCTCGATTCCCTGCTCGGTTCGCGCAAGGCCAAGATGTGGGACGCCTATGTCGCCCGCTGGGACGCCAAGACCGCGCCTTATGAGGACGGACTGGTCGACGCCTTCATGCTCTATTTCGCCGAGTGCTACGACCGCGGCGGGAAGTAG
- a CDS encoding RidA family protein, whose product MTIDRIGVTQRWCDAAIFNGIVFLAGHVAEKTEGRSLGEQTTEVLALLEETLEAAGSDKSRILSVQIFLTDIAKIAEMNEVWDAWVPKGTAPARATVEAKLASPGHDIEITAVAAKKAA is encoded by the coding sequence ATGACCATCGACCGCATCGGAGTGACGCAGCGCTGGTGCGATGCCGCGATCTTCAACGGCATCGTCTTCCTCGCCGGCCATGTCGCCGAAAAGACCGAAGGCCGATCGCTCGGCGAGCAGACCACCGAGGTCCTGGCGCTGCTGGAGGAGACGCTGGAGGCCGCCGGCAGCGACAAAAGCCGCATCCTGAGCGTCCAGATCTTCCTCACCGACATCGCGAAGATCGCCGAGATGAACGAGGTCTGGGACGCCTGGGTGCCGAAGGGCACCGCGCCGGCGCGCGCCACCGTCGAGGCGAAGCTCGCCTCGCCCGGCCACGACATCGAGATCACGGCGGTGGCGGCGAAGAAAGCCGCCTGA
- a CDS encoding PAAR domain-containing protein → MPKGPAARVLDMVAHPLPGVLQPGPGSPNVLIGGMPAWRGVSAAAAAAIQAARKISDAAIATAEAAATAASGTPGAPAAKTAEETAKATAAAGMGSMITGAAAGADIHNCLTLLPAPPHGPGVVVDGSKTVLINALAACRVGDTIIEAVGPPNKITMGMTTVIIGG, encoded by the coding sequence ATGCCGAAAGGTCCCGCTGCCCGCGTTCTCGATATGGTGGCCCATCCCCTGCCGGGCGTGCTCCAGCCGGGGCCGGGAAGCCCCAATGTCCTGATCGGCGGAATGCCGGCCTGGCGCGGTGTTTCCGCAGCGGCGGCCGCCGCGATTCAAGCGGCGCGAAAGATATCCGACGCCGCCATTGCAACCGCGGAAGCGGCCGCGACCGCCGCCTCGGGGACACCCGGCGCGCCGGCCGCGAAGACGGCCGAGGAAACCGCCAAGGCGACGGCTGCGGCCGGCATGGGCTCGATGATCACGGGGGCTGCGGCCGGGGCCGACATCCACAACTGCCTGACGCTGCTGCCGGCACCGCCGCATGGTCCCGGCGTTGTGGTCGACGGGTCGAAGACCGTGCTGATCAACGCGCTCGCGGCCTGCCGGGTGGGCGATACGATCATCGAGGCGGTCGGGCCGCCCAACAAGATCACGATGGGGATGACGACGGTGATCATCGGCGGCTGA